Proteins from a genomic interval of bacterium:
- a CDS encoding Fic family protein, whose translation MISNAEDISGQYVESDWNGRTVRAWVPAPLRERALVLSASTARAGERACAAIRLAEARLPDHWEPLARLLLRNEGMASSAIEGLREPPEAVLIAGRTGSGGAAGWVADNLVVIDRALETAHAALTVETLHGWHRQLMRYGMLPPGMVGAFRPVFGWVGGSTPMDATYVPPPPQEIPRLVEDLILFADGSPPDLDPVSHAAVIHAQFEAIHPYGDGNGRLGRVLIGRTLHRRGVTRCTSVPISVAIARDPGGYLSGLHLFEQGMTDPWVRWFAAMAERAASATSRILDQTDALLTQWEEALSGLRSDHGARALLPNLPAHPLLSAGDVAGLLGSSERSARTALAALADRGVVSPIDVPSTGPGRNRHWFIARDLLQLRQA comes from the coding sequence ATGATCTCGAATGCGGAAGACATTTCGGGCCAATACGTAGAATCCGACTGGAACGGGCGAACGGTCCGGGCGTGGGTACCGGCGCCGCTCCGAGAGCGCGCCCTGGTCTTGTCGGCCTCCACCGCTAGAGCCGGCGAGCGAGCCTGCGCGGCCATAAGGCTGGCGGAAGCGAGGCTGCCCGACCATTGGGAGCCGTTGGCCCGGCTGCTCCTGCGTAACGAGGGGATGGCCTCCTCCGCCATCGAGGGGCTGCGCGAACCGCCAGAAGCCGTCCTGATCGCAGGACGGACCGGCTCGGGTGGCGCCGCCGGCTGGGTCGCCGACAACCTGGTGGTTATCGATCGGGCCCTGGAGACCGCCCACGCGGCGTTGACCGTGGAAACCCTGCATGGCTGGCACAGGCAGCTCATGCGGTACGGGATGCTGCCGCCCGGCATGGTCGGGGCATTCCGACCGGTATTCGGCTGGGTGGGAGGTAGTACGCCCATGGACGCGACCTACGTTCCTCCGCCGCCGCAGGAAATCCCGAGACTGGTCGAGGATCTCATCCTGTTCGCGGACGGCAGCCCTCCGGACCTGGATCCGGTCTCCCACGCCGCCGTGATCCACGCCCAGTTCGAGGCAATCCATCCTTACGGAGACGGAAACGGGCGTCTCGGACGGGTACTGATCGGCCGGACACTGCACAGGAGGGGGGTGACCAGGTGTACCAGCGTTCCCATCAGCGTGGCCATCGCCCGCGATCCCGGCGGCTACCTTTCCGGCCTTCACCTCTTCGAGCAGGGCATGACCGACCCTTGGGTCAGGTGGTTCGCCGCGATGGCCGAGAGGGCCGCATCCGCCACCAGCCGGATCCTCGACCAGACCGATGCCCTTTTGACCCAGTGGGAGGAAGCACTCAGCGGGCTACGGTCCGACCACGGTGCCCGCGCCCTGCTCCCCAACCTCCCCGCCCATCCGCTACTCAGCGCCGGGGACGTGGCCGGGCTACTCGGCAGCAGCGAACGGAGCGCCCGCACGGCGCTGGCCGCGCTGGCCGACCGCGGCGTGGTGTCGCCGATCGACGTCCCGAGCACAGGCCCCGGTCGCAACCGCCACTGGTTCATCGCACGTGATCTGCTCCAACTCAGGCAGGCATGA
- a CDS encoding NAD(P) transhydrogenase subunit alpha, which produces MTLAIGITVFVLAAFVGFEVITKVPPQLHTPLMSGSNAISGITLVGALLVAGRGGLVAGILGFLAVTFATINVVGGFLVTDRMLEMFGTRQGLSRRDES; this is translated from the coding sequence ATGACACTCGCCATCGGCATCACCGTGTTCGTCCTCGCCGCCTTCGTCGGTTTCGAAGTCATCACGAAGGTTCCTCCACAGCTGCACACCCCGCTCATGTCCGGATCCAATGCCATCTCCGGGATCACCCTGGTCGGGGCCCTCCTCGTGGCGGGGCGGGGAGGTCTCGTCGCCGGCATCCTCGGGTTCCTGGCCGTGACCTTCGCCACCATCAACGTGGTCGGCGGGTTCCTGGTAACCGACCGGATGCTGGAGATGTTCGGCACGCGCCAGGGACTGTCGCGGAGGGACGAGAGTTGA
- a CDS encoding NAD(P)(+) transhydrogenase (Re/Si-specific) subunit beta — protein MSDAASTLLYLAAATLFILGLKRLSSPLTARSGNLMGAVGMLIAIVVTLLRAGIVDYTLIVAGFVVGGTAGTILARRVAMTGVPQLVAAFNGFGGAASGMVAAAEFLANGSSAAETAVTVTLSCALGIATFTGSFVAFGKLQGLIPGRPLLFGGQMVFDSALAAAVVGSGVWMASSGDRGALWLLIALAALLGVTRTLPIGGADMPVIVAFLNSMSGLAAASTGFVISSEALIISGALVGASGLVLTTIMSRAMNRSLANVLFAAFGGDDESPPEGIGSGLVRRATVDDAAVTLAYARSVIVVPGYGLAVSQAQYSARDLTDRLAARGVGVRYAIHPVAGRMPGHMNVLLAEADVPYEQLLDLDEINDDFPRTDVALVVGANDVVNPSARDDPSSPIFGMPILDVDRAGAVIVVKRSLSPGFAGIDNPLFYRDTTLMMFADAKAALEDLARSVQTV, from the coding sequence TTGAGCGACGCCGCCTCCACCCTTCTCTACCTGGCCGCCGCCACGCTGTTCATCCTCGGCCTGAAGCGGTTGAGCTCGCCGTTGACCGCCCGGTCGGGCAACCTCATGGGTGCGGTAGGGATGCTGATCGCGATAGTGGTGACGCTGCTCCGGGCGGGCATCGTCGACTACACGCTGATAGTGGCCGGCTTCGTGGTGGGCGGTACCGCGGGCACGATCCTGGCCCGGCGGGTGGCGATGACCGGAGTCCCGCAGCTGGTGGCGGCCTTCAACGGCTTCGGCGGCGCCGCCTCGGGCATGGTGGCGGCAGCCGAGTTCCTGGCGAACGGATCCTCGGCGGCCGAGACCGCGGTCACGGTCACCCTCTCCTGCGCCCTGGGCATCGCCACGTTCACCGGCAGCTTCGTGGCGTTCGGGAAGCTCCAGGGCCTGATCCCGGGCCGACCCCTGCTGTTCGGGGGACAGATGGTCTTCGACTCGGCTCTCGCCGCAGCCGTGGTGGGTTCGGGTGTCTGGATGGCGTCCTCGGGCGACCGGGGCGCCCTATGGCTGTTGATCGCCCTGGCCGCCTTGCTGGGGGTGACCCGAACCTTGCCGATCGGCGGCGCCGACATGCCGGTAATCGTCGCCTTCCTCAACTCGATGTCGGGTCTGGCCGCGGCTTCCACCGGCTTCGTCATCAGTTCGGAGGCCCTCATCATCTCGGGCGCGCTCGTGGGCGCATCCGGCCTGGTCCTGACCACCATCATGTCAAGAGCCATGAACCGTTCCCTGGCCAACGTCCTGTTCGCAGCCTTCGGAGGAGACGACGAGTCGCCGCCCGAAGGGATAGGAAGTGGCCTGGTTCGCCGTGCGACCGTGGACGATGCCGCCGTGACGCTCGCCTATGCCCGCTCCGTGATCGTGGTCCCCGGCTACGGCCTCGCTGTCTCCCAGGCCCAGTACAGCGCCCGGGACCTGACCGACCGGCTGGCCGCTCGCGGCGTGGGAGTGCGCTATGCCATCCACCCTGTCGCCGGACGGATGCCGGGGCACATGAACGTCCTGCTGGCAGAGGCGGACGTTCCCTACGAGCAACTGCTCGACCTCGACGAGATCAACGATGACTTCCCCCGCACGGATGTGGCGCTCGTGGTGGGCGCCAACGATGTGGTGAACCCCTCGGCGAGGGATGACCCCTCCTCGCCGATCTTCGGGATGCCGATCCTCGACGTGGACCGGGCCGGCGCCGTCATAGTCGTCAAGCGCAGCCTCTCCCCCGGCTTCGCGGGTATCGACAACCCGCTCTTCTACCGCGACACCACCCTGATGATGTTCGCCGACGCCAAGGCCGCTCTCGAGGATCTGGCCAGGTCGGTCCAGACGGTCTGA
- the ilvC gene encoding ketol-acid reductoisomerase, which produces MAAIFYDDDADPAAVSSRRVAVIGYGSQGHAHALNLRESGIEVRVGLRESSRSRIQAQDEGLTVGTVAEVSDWANVVMMLVPDQHMADLYAAEVAPNLADGDALMFAHGFNIHFDEITPDPGLDVLMVAPKGPGHLVRRTYTEGSGVPCLLAIHQDATGGAHGLGLAYAWGIGGTRAGVLETTFREETETDLFGEQVILCGGLSALVTASFETLVDAGYAPESAYFETLHELKLIVDLMYEGGLSWMRYSVSDTAEWGDYSTGPRIITDETRRVMQDVLADIRSGRFAREWMAEARAGAPELLRRRAAERSHQVEQVGAGLRELMPFLTPKTPSG; this is translated from the coding sequence ATGGCTGCAATCTTCTATGACGACGATGCCGATCCCGCCGCCGTATCGAGCCGCAGGGTGGCGGTCATCGGATACGGGAGCCAGGGTCACGCCCACGCCCTGAACCTGCGGGAGTCGGGAATCGAGGTGAGGGTCGGCCTCAGGGAGTCGTCCCGGAGCCGCATCCAGGCCCAGGACGAGGGTCTTACGGTCGGAACCGTGGCGGAGGTCTCCGACTGGGCGAACGTGGTGATGATGCTGGTGCCCGATCAGCACATGGCGGACCTCTACGCAGCCGAGGTCGCCCCCAATCTGGCGGACGGCGACGCCCTGATGTTCGCTCACGGCTTCAACATCCACTTCGACGAGATTACCCCCGACCCGGGCCTCGACGTGCTGATGGTGGCGCCGAAGGGTCCCGGACACCTGGTACGACGCACCTACACGGAGGGCTCAGGGGTGCCGTGCCTGCTCGCGATCCACCAGGACGCAACCGGCGGCGCCCATGGACTCGGCCTGGCCTACGCGTGGGGTATCGGCGGCACCCGGGCCGGCGTGCTGGAGACCACCTTCCGCGAGGAGACGGAGACCGACCTGTTCGGGGAGCAGGTCATCCTCTGCGGCGGGTTGTCGGCACTGGTCACGGCCTCCTTCGAAACGCTGGTAGACGCGGGCTACGCACCCGAGTCGGCCTACTTCGAGACCCTCCACGAGCTGAAGCTGATCGTCGACCTGATGTATGAGGGCGGCCTGTCCTGGATGAGATACTCGGTCTCCGACACGGCCGAGTGGGGCGACTACAGCACCGGCCCGCGGATCATCACCGACGAGACCCGGCGGGTCATGCAGGACGTGCTGGCCGATATCCGCTCGGGACGGTTCGCCCGCGAGTGGATGGCCGAGGCCAGGGCCGGAGCGCCCGAGCTGCTGCGGCGCCGGGCGGCTGAGCGCAGCCACCAGGTCGAGCAGGTGGGCGCCGGCCTCCGCGAGCTGATGCCCTTCCTCACCCCCAAGACGCCGAGCGGCTGA
- a CDS encoding NAD(P) transhydrogenase subunit alpha, which yields MNIGAPRQPSPETRIGITPEIAERYVADGHAVRVEHGAGEAAGLPDGAFREAGCEMVGSAWEAEAVVTVGPPGDGELSRMTPGAWLLGLLRPLDEPHAMRALAGAEVTAIAFETLPRTTRAQSMDALSSQATLAGYEMVLEAASRLPRIFPMMVTAAGTIRPATVLVLGCGVAGLQAIATARRLGAVVRGYDVRASAAEQVRSLGASFIDLDVTQQDSSASGGYARPLSDGDGSRLLEGLEPHVAAADVVITAAAIPGRPAPTLIGARAVSGMRRGSVIVDGAAERGGNCVLTVPDEVVRVEGVTVVGPTDLEARPAGDASRTFARNAYELFSYLSDPATTGADDEIRAGVTITRDGNVVHPDVLARIEVEL from the coding sequence ATGAACATCGGAGCCCCGCGGCAGCCGAGCCCCGAAACCCGCATCGGGATCACCCCCGAGATCGCCGAGCGATACGTGGCCGACGGCCATGCGGTCCGAGTGGAGCACGGTGCCGGTGAGGCCGCCGGCCTGCCGGACGGAGCATTCCGGGAAGCGGGATGCGAGATGGTCGGCTCGGCGTGGGAAGCCGAAGCGGTGGTGACGGTCGGACCTCCCGGTGATGGCGAGCTCTCCAGGATGACTCCGGGCGCCTGGCTCCTGGGTCTCCTCCGGCCGCTGGATGAGCCGCACGCCATGCGAGCCCTCGCCGGGGCGGAGGTGACGGCCATCGCGTTCGAGACCCTGCCCAGGACCACCCGGGCCCAGTCGATGGACGCCCTGTCATCCCAGGCCACGCTGGCCGGATACGAGATGGTGCTGGAAGCCGCCTCCCGTCTCCCCCGCATCTTCCCCATGATGGTGACCGCGGCTGGAACGATCCGGCCCGCGACGGTGCTGGTGCTCGGGTGCGGTGTGGCCGGCCTGCAAGCCATCGCCACCGCTCGACGCCTCGGAGCGGTGGTCAGGGGATACGATGTCCGGGCGAGCGCCGCTGAACAGGTCCGGAGCCTGGGGGCTTCCTTCATCGACCTGGATGTGACCCAACAGGACTCCTCCGCTTCCGGCGGGTACGCCCGCCCGCTCTCCGACGGCGACGGCAGCCGCCTGCTGGAAGGCCTGGAGCCGCACGTTGCAGCCGCCGACGTGGTCATAACGGCCGCCGCCATCCCGGGGAGGCCCGCTCCCACCCTGATCGGCGCGAGGGCTGTCTCCGGCATGCGGCGCGGGTCGGTGATCGTCGACGGCGCCGCGGAGCGGGGAGGGAACTGCGTGCTGACCGTTCCGGACGAGGTGGTCCGGGTGGAAGGCGTCACGGTGGTGGGGCCGACCGACCTCGAGGCGCGACCCGCCGGCGACGCCTCCAGGACCTTCGCCCGCAACGCCTACGAGCTCTTCAGCTATCTCAGCGACCCTGCGACCACCGGCGCCGACGACGAGATCCGGGCAGGAGTGACGATCACCCGGGACGGCAACGTGGTCCATCCCGATGTTCTGGCCCGGATCGAGGTGGAGCTATGA
- the ilvN gene encoding acetolactate synthase small subunit, whose translation MTEQQVLSVLVENKPGVLARVSSLFARRGFNIHSLAVGPAADPGLSRMTIVVRAPELEQVKKQLHKLVNVVKITELDPGSSIEREIMLVRVRANSRQRSEVLQLATIFRATPVDVGVDSITFMVTGSPTKLNDLLELIRPFGLVDLVKSGRIAMNREPKARKLKAVG comes from the coding sequence GTGACCGAGCAACAGGTATTGAGCGTCCTGGTGGAGAACAAACCAGGTGTCCTGGCGAGGGTTTCATCGCTGTTCGCCCGGCGGGGATTCAACATCCACTCCCTCGCGGTGGGGCCGGCCGCCGACCCGGGGCTGTCGAGGATGACCATCGTGGTGCGGGCGCCCGAGCTGGAGCAGGTCAAGAAGCAGCTTCACAAGCTGGTCAACGTGGTGAAGATCACCGAGTTGGACCCCGGGTCCTCGATCGAGCGCGAGATCATGCTGGTCAGGGTGCGGGCCAACTCCCGGCAACGCTCCGAGGTCCTCCAGCTGGCCACCATCTTCAGGGCGACTCCGGTCGACGTGGGTGTGGACTCCATCACGTTCATGGTCACCGGCTCGCCCACCAAGCTGAACGATCTGCTCGAGCTGATCCGCCCGTTCGGACTCGTCGACCTGGTGAAGTCGGGACGGATCGCCATGAACCGCGAACCCAAGGCCCGCAAGCTCAAGGCCGTGGGATGA
- a CDS encoding 2-isopropylmalate synthase, with protein sequence MPQDKLIIFDTTLRDGEQAPGIALTPDEKLTIARQLARLQVDVIEAGFASASDGDFYGVSQIAKLVKGPVIASLARCTPDDIDRAYDAVRHAERHRIHVFQSTSPIHMERMLRKTPTEVMQSIIESVRRARRYTDDVEFSPQDATRSDPDFMIATCQAAVREGATTINIPDTVGFATPQDYVELLRRVYDEVLDGRDDVIVSTHCHNDLGLAVANSLTAIHAGARQIEGAINGIGERAGNTSTEEVIMAVTTRQDHFGVEVGANTAEIVPTSRLVSRLTGYPIQFNKAVVGRNAFAHESGIHQHGVLRDRETYEIMDPESVGATSQIVLGKHSGRAGFADALSKLDIVLEDDQFNEAFLAFKEMADRKVEINEQELRAIIRHESRRVPDAIRMVSMRVRGGTDVEPTATVVVARGDGTETEEFTGTGGGMVDATFAALKKASGLNPHLLDYRVVPVTSGADAMAEVNVVIQIDGMSRSGRAISTDVVEGSGRAFVEALNRVLTAGAGTAA encoded by the coding sequence ATGCCACAGGACAAACTGATCATCTTCGACACCACCCTCCGAGACGGGGAGCAGGCGCCGGGAATCGCCCTGACCCCTGACGAGAAGCTCACGATCGCCCGGCAGTTGGCCAGGCTGCAGGTGGATGTCATCGAGGCCGGCTTCGCGTCCGCCTCCGACGGCGACTTCTACGGCGTTTCCCAGATCGCGAAGCTGGTCAAGGGCCCGGTGATCGCCTCGCTGGCCCGGTGCACGCCGGACGACATCGACCGCGCCTACGACGCGGTCCGCCACGCCGAGCGCCACCGGATCCACGTCTTCCAGAGCACCTCCCCCATCCACATGGAACGGATGCTCCGCAAGACCCCGACCGAGGTGATGCAGTCGATCATCGAGTCGGTCCGCCGGGCCCGGCGCTATACGGACGATGTCGAGTTCTCTCCCCAGGACGCCACCCGCTCGGACCCGGACTTCATGATCGCCACCTGCCAGGCGGCGGTCCGGGAGGGTGCCACCACCATCAACATCCCCGACACGGTGGGCTTCGCCACCCCCCAGGACTATGTCGAGTTGCTGCGGCGGGTGTACGACGAAGTGCTCGATGGCAGGGACGATGTGATCGTGTCGACCCATTGCCACAACGACCTCGGGCTGGCCGTCGCCAACTCTTTGACCGCCATCCATGCGGGGGCCCGCCAGATCGAGGGCGCCATCAACGGGATCGGCGAAAGGGCAGGAAACACCTCCACCGAGGAGGTGATCATGGCCGTCACCACCCGCCAGGACCATTTCGGGGTGGAGGTCGGCGCCAACACCGCCGAGATCGTGCCCACCAGCCGGCTGGTCTCCCGGCTCACCGGGTATCCCATCCAGTTCAACAAGGCGGTCGTGGGGCGCAACGCCTTCGCCCACGAGTCCGGCATCCACCAGCACGGGGTGCTCCGTGACCGGGAGACCTACGAGATCATGGATCCGGAGTCGGTGGGAGCGACCAGCCAGATCGTGCTGGGCAAGCACTCCGGACGCGCCGGATTCGCCGACGCGCTCTCCAAGCTCGACATCGTTCTGGAGGATGACCAGTTCAACGAGGCCTTCCTCGCCTTCAAGGAGATGGCCGACCGGAAGGTGGAGATCAACGAGCAGGAGCTGCGGGCCATCATCCGCCACGAAAGCCGCCGCGTCCCGGACGCCATACGGATGGTGTCGATGCGGGTGCGAGGGGGAACGGACGTGGAGCCCACCGCCACCGTGGTGGTGGCGCGGGGTGACGGAACCGAGACCGAGGAGTTCACCGGCACCGGGGGCGGGATGGTGGACGCCACCTTCGCCGCGCTCAAGAAGGCATCCGGGCTGAACCCCCACCTCCTCGACTACCGGGTGGTGCCGGTCACGTCCGGCGCCGACGCCATGGCCGAGGTCAACGTGGTGATCCAGATCGACGGTATGTCCCGGAGCGGGCGAGCAATCTCTACCGATGTGGTTGAAGGTTCGGGCCGTGCGTTCGTAGAAGCCCTTAACCGGGTGCTGACTGCGGGCGCCGGGACGGCGGCCTAG
- a CDS encoding nitroreductase family protein has protein sequence MEFREVITRRRMVRNYTGSPVDPAALERIVDAGRRAPSAGFSQGQAFVVVTDRTDRAEIAALAGEARYVEAGFDPWISRAPVHVVVCASEDAYRRRYREPDKSPDGKEVEWPVPYWWIDAGAALQNILLAAVDEGLAAGFLGCHAMSGLAALLDIPDEYSPIGVVTIGHPAPDRRSGSLDRGRRPVRDVIHRDRWSAAEGSG, from the coding sequence ATGGAGTTCCGTGAGGTGATCACACGGCGGCGGATGGTGCGCAACTACACCGGCAGTCCTGTGGATCCGGCGGCATTGGAACGGATCGTCGATGCGGGACGGAGGGCCCCGAGCGCCGGGTTCTCCCAGGGCCAGGCATTCGTCGTGGTGACCGACCGGACCGACCGGGCCGAGATCGCCGCGCTGGCGGGCGAGGCCCGCTACGTCGAGGCCGGGTTCGATCCGTGGATCAGCCGGGCTCCGGTCCACGTGGTCGTGTGCGCCTCGGAGGACGCCTACCGGCGCCGCTACCGGGAACCCGACAAGTCACCCGACGGTAAAGAGGTCGAATGGCCGGTCCCCTACTGGTGGATAGACGCCGGAGCCGCCCTCCAGAACATACTCCTGGCGGCCGTGGACGAGGGCTTGGCGGCCGGCTTCCTCGGCTGCCATGCCATGTCCGGTCTGGCGGCCTTGCTGGACATCCCTGACGAGTACTCGCCGATCGGCGTGGTCACGATCGGCCATCCCGCCCCCGATCGGAGGTCGGGGTCGCTGGACAGAGGCCGACGGCCCGTCCGGGACGTCATCCACCGGGATCGCTGGTCGGCCGCCGAAGGATCCGGATGA
- a CDS encoding RNA methyltransferase: MITSPANPKVKRLVRLRSRRHRDGEGSFLIEGYREITRAVAAGIRIDEVYVCDRLFLGTNEPDLVERIVASGARRHRVAPDPFRKAAYRDRPEGLLAVAPQFDTGLERLRLPPDPLLLVMEGIEKPGNLGTMLRTADAAGVSAVIVADPATDPFNPNVVRASLGCLFTVPLAVSTADGAIGWMAGHGIRALVTTPSTQDLYWKADYSGAVAVVVGSEQYGLSETWLDGRFPMARIPMAGSADSLNAATAAALVLFEALRRRTSGTS, from the coding sequence ATGATCACCTCTCCGGCCAACCCCAAGGTAAAGCGCCTGGTGCGGCTCCGGAGCCGGCGCCACCGGGATGGCGAGGGCTCGTTCCTGATCGAGGGCTACCGCGAGATCACTCGGGCGGTGGCCGCCGGTATCCGCATCGATGAGGTCTACGTGTGCGATCGCCTCTTCCTCGGGACCAACGAGCCCGACCTGGTCGAGCGGATCGTCGCGTCAGGCGCCCGGCGCCACCGGGTGGCGCCCGATCCGTTCCGGAAGGCCGCCTACCGGGACCGGCCTGAAGGGCTCCTGGCCGTGGCGCCCCAGTTCGACACCGGGTTGGAGCGGCTCAGGCTGCCACCCGATCCGCTCCTGTTGGTGATGGAAGGCATCGAGAAGCCGGGCAACCTCGGAACCATGCTGCGCACGGCCGATGCCGCCGGCGTGAGCGCGGTCATCGTGGCCGATCCCGCCACCGACCCGTTCAACCCCAACGTGGTGCGAGCCTCGCTCGGCTGCCTGTTCACGGTGCCGCTCGCGGTCTCGACCGCGGACGGCGCCATCGGGTGGATGGCCGGACACGGGATAAGGGCCCTCGTCACCACCCCCTCGACCCAGGACCTCTACTGGAAGGCGGACTACTCGGGCGCTGTTGCCGTCGTGGTGGGGTCCGAGCAGTACGGGCTGAGCGAGACCTGGCTGGACGGACGCTTCCCCATGGCCCGCATCCCCATGGCCGGCTCGGCCGACTCCCTCAACGCGGCCACCGCCGCCGCCCTGGTCCTCTTCGAAGCCCTCCGCCGGCGCACATCCGGTACCTCTTGA
- a CDS encoding 3-isopropylmalate dehydrogenase: MSERRHRLAVIAGDGIGPEVIVQALKAVEAAGDRCGFAVETVDYDLGGNRYLATGEVLPDSVEQELAGFDAILIGAVGTPDVPPGILERGLLLRLRFNFELYVNLRPIKLLPGATTPIAGLTPDRCDMLVLRENTEGLYVGSGGVLREGTPAEVAVEESLNTRFGVERIVRYGFEQATGRRKHLTLGHKTNVLTYSGGLWYRTLHEIAEHYPDVAVEYAHVDAMCLHLVTQPERFDVIVTDNLFGDIITDLGAAVQGGMGLAASGNINPEGAYPSLFEPVHGSAPDIVGRGWANPVAAVLSAAMCLSHLGEHRAASIVEDAVGAVLPTMRSMGGPDMGASTDQLGDRIAAAVAEA, from the coding sequence ATGAGCGAACGACGGCACCGGCTGGCGGTCATCGCCGGAGATGGAATCGGACCCGAGGTAATCGTTCAGGCTCTCAAGGCCGTGGAGGCAGCCGGCGACCGGTGCGGTTTTGCTGTAGAGACCGTGGACTACGACCTGGGAGGGAACCGGTATCTCGCCACCGGCGAGGTCCTGCCCGACTCGGTGGAGCAGGAACTCGCCGGCTTCGACGCCATCCTGATCGGAGCGGTCGGCACGCCTGACGTGCCGCCAGGAATCCTGGAACGAGGGCTGCTCCTCAGGCTGAGATTCAACTTCGAGCTTTACGTGAACCTCAGACCCATAAAGCTGCTGCCCGGAGCAACAACCCCGATCGCGGGTCTCACTCCCGACCGCTGCGACATGCTCGTCCTCAGGGAGAACACGGAGGGGCTGTACGTCGGATCGGGCGGCGTACTCCGCGAGGGCACTCCGGCGGAGGTAGCCGTCGAGGAGTCACTCAACACCCGCTTCGGCGTCGAGCGGATCGTCCGGTACGGATTCGAGCAGGCCACGGGACGGCGAAAACACCTGACCCTGGGACACAAGACCAACGTCCTCACGTACTCGGGAGGCCTCTGGTACCGCACCCTTCACGAGATCGCCGAGCACTACCCCGACGTGGCGGTGGAATACGCTCACGTGGACGCCATGTGCCTGCACCTGGTCACCCAGCCCGAGCGCTTCGACGTGATCGTCACCGACAACCTGTTCGGCGACATCATCACCGACCTCGGCGCGGCCGTGCAGGGCGGCATGGGCCTGGCCGCGAGCGGCAACATCAATCCCGAGGGCGCCTACCCGTCCCTCTTCGAGCCCGTACACGGTTCGGCGCCCGACATCGTTGGACGAGGATGGGCCAATCCGGTGGCCGCGGTGCTGTCCGCCGCCATGTGCCTGTCCCACCTGGGCGAACACCGGGCGGCGTCGATCGTGGAGGATGCGGTCGGCGCGGTGCTACCCACCATGAGATCGATGGGAGGACCCGACATGGGGGCCTCCACCGACCAACTGGGGGACCGGATAGCCGCTGCCGTGGCTGAAGCCTGA